A portion of the Corynebacterium jeikeium genome contains these proteins:
- the panB gene encoding 3-methyl-2-oxobutanoate hydroxymethyltransferase: MACSIDMSGKKIRLNNLAEWKAESRPWAMLTCYDYSTARAFSAAGVELLLVGDSAANVVYGYDTTTEISLEEMIPLARGVVRGAGNALVVADLPFGTYEASDEQAVLSAAKMMRETGAHMIKIEGGVRIAPRIRALVNAGIPVMAHIGFTPQSVNALSGFKVQGRGAGADQLRADAHAVADAGAAAVVLEMVPADLATEITRELSIPTCGIGAGNQCDGQVLVWQDAFAVPADGRRPSFSSVFKEVGEMLTKGAKQYVDQVHSREFPTEAQNFSG, from the coding sequence ATGGCATGCTCTATTGACATGAGCGGAAAAAAGATTCGTCTGAATAATCTGGCCGAATGGAAGGCTGAGTCTCGCCCCTGGGCAATGCTGACTTGCTACGACTACTCCACCGCGCGCGCTTTTTCCGCCGCCGGTGTCGAGCTACTGTTGGTCGGCGACTCTGCAGCAAACGTTGTCTACGGCTACGACACCACCACCGAGATCTCGCTGGAAGAAATGATCCCGCTTGCGCGCGGTGTCGTCCGGGGCGCTGGCAACGCACTTGTTGTTGCCGATCTACCCTTCGGCACTTACGAGGCCTCCGATGAGCAGGCCGTGCTGTCCGCCGCGAAGATGATGCGCGAAACCGGCGCACACATGATTAAGATTGAAGGTGGCGTGCGCATCGCTCCGCGCATCCGTGCGCTGGTCAACGCCGGCATTCCGGTCATGGCGCACATCGGTTTCACCCCGCAGTCCGTCAACGCGCTGTCCGGTTTCAAGGTCCAGGGGCGCGGTGCGGGGGCGGACCAGCTGCGTGCCGACGCCCATGCGGTAGCCGATGCTGGTGCCGCGGCCGTGGTCCTTGAGATGGTGCCTGCGGATCTGGCCACCGAGATTACCCGTGAGCTATCCATCCCAACCTGTGGCATTGGCGCTGGTAACCAGTGCGATGGCCAGGTTCTCGTCTGGCAGGATGCCTTTGCAGTTCCGGCCGATGGCCGCAGGCCGTCGTTTAGTTCGGTGTTCAAAGAGGTCGGCGAGATGCTGACCAAGGGAGCGAAGCAGTATGTCGACCAGGTGCACTCCCGCGAGTTCCCTACTGAGGCGCAGAACTTTTCGGGTTAG